DNA from Microvirga ossetica:
TGCCGGGCAATGGCATAGACCATGGCCGGTTCGACGTCGTCGCCGACCGGTTGGAACTCGGGAATGGCCGCCAGAGGATAGGCATGCTGGTCGAGGGGAAAGCCCCGCTGCAGCGCGATCTTTCCGATGGCCAGGACCGCACGGGGATTTTGCTGCGATGCGGCCAGGCTGGCCAAAGCGTCGAGCTGCCCCGGATCGTTCAGCGTTTGGGCGAGATCGGAATACAGGCCGAGGAGGAGATCCGGCTCATCGAGCTGCCGCAGGAAGCTGACCGCCTGCACGGGAATGAGAGCCTGGAAAGCCTTGCGTTCCTCTTCCGTCAGCGGATCGACTTTTCGTAGCGTGATGGTCTGGCCCAATTTCGCCTGGGCCAATTGCCCATAATACGTCGTCGGCTGGTCGGCCGCACGTTCGTAGAAGATCCTTGCGTCCTGCCCTAGACCGGCCGCTTCCGCCGCGCGCGCCTGCCAATAGGCGACCCGCGAGATGGAGATCGGCGTCGAAGCCGTCTTGGCGACGGTGGCGAAATGGTGGGCGGCGGTCGCCGGATCGCTGAGGAAGCGAAGCGCGATCCAGCCGGCATGGAACTCCGCTTCGATCTGCTGCACCGGCGACTCGGCAGCATGGTGGCTTGCCACCTCATAGGCCGTCTTCGGGTCGCCCTTGTCGAGAAGGGCGCGGGTGATCAGGCGCTGCTCGGCCCACCACTCGTCGCCGTCCACCCGCAGCTCTGGGTCGCGGGGCGCCTGCATGATGATGTTGGCGGCCTCGACCAGATTGTTGCTGCGGCGCTGGAGCAGGGCCTTGGAGAACAGGTACGACGGATCGCTCCGCAACGATCCGGGAACGGCAGCAAAGGCCTTCTCGGCCTTCTTCTTGCCCTGGAAGACGGCCATGCGCGCCTTGACGAGCAGCCCGTGATCCTTGCCCGCATAACCTGCGGCGCGTTGCGCGCCGCCCCAGTTTTCCTTCAGGAGGAGCCGCTCCATGCGGAAGCGGTGGTCGGCCTGGGACAGCACGTCCGGAAACCGGTCGAGGATGCGCCGCTCCATATCGGGGCCGAAATTATCCTCCCGCCAGACATGGCGGATCCTGTCGCTGGCTTCCTGCTCGATGCCGTCGGCCTTCAAGGCGAAGGCAAGGGCGACCCGGCCGGCCGGGGTCCCCGGGGGCTGCTTTGCAAAGTAGGCGCGCACCTGGGGTGCCGGTCTGCGCTCTGCCAGCAGCGCATCCTCGCCGCGTCTGCGGATCGGACCGGTGCTGGGCCATTCCGGATAATCCTTCTGGAATGCGACGATCCGGTCCAGGCCGATGGTGAAGCCGCTGCGGATGACGAACCATTCCACCAGGGCATGGGCCGCGGGCTGGGTCAGCTTGGTCTTGAGGATCTGAGCCTCGGGCAGATCGTTGTCCCGATAGGCCTTGAGGATGCCCTGGAGATATTCCAGGTCTCCCGGCACCGGAGCGGCGGGCACGAAGCTTTCGAGGGCGCTCTGCCGGCTCTGTTCGGGAGGGTTGGGGGGAGATTCTGCTGCCTGAACGGCAAGGACGGACAATTGGACGAGCGCGACCGATGCCAGAAGCCGTATGAGAGGATGCATGTTGAGGCTCACCCGCAAACCCCTTTTGCTGCCGTCTATATCTCATTGTGACGACGTTTCTCTTGAGGAAACACTAAGAGCCGAGCTAGGACAACTCCTCAGGGGAACGTTTGCGCGCATGCGCCGCACCCCCTATGTGTAAAAGCCCTGTGGCCCACGAGAAGACCGACGCAGATATCGAGGATGACCCATGACCCAATTCAAAGGCTCCATCACCGCTCTGGTGACCCCGTTCAAGGAAGGGGCCGTGGATGAGGCCGCGTTCCGGTCCTTCATCAACTGGCAGATCCGGGAGGGCACGAGCGGCCTCGTTCCCGTCGGCACGACCGGCGAAAGCCCGACGCTCAGCCACAAGGAGCACGAGCGGGTCGTCGAAATCTGCGTCGACGAGACGAAGGGCAGGGTGCCCGTGATTGCCGGCGCCGGGTCGAACAGCACGGCGGAGGCCGTGGCCTTCTCGAAGCATGCGGAGAAGGTCGGTGCCGATGCGGTGCTGATCGTGACGCCCTATTACAACAAGCCGACCCAAGAAGGCCTGTACCAGCATTTCAAGGCGATCAACGATGCCGTCGGCATCCCGATCATCATCTACAACATCCCCGGCCGTTCGATCATCGACATGTCGGTGGAGACGATGGCGCGGCTCTATGAGCTCAAGAACATCGCCGGCGTGAAGGATGCGACCGCGAACATGGCGCGGGCGAGCCAGCAGCGGCAGGTGCTGGGGCCGGACTTCATCCAGCTCTCCGGCGAGGACGCGACCGCCCTCGGCTTCATGGCCCATGGCGGCCACGGCTGCATCTCCGTGACCGCTAACGTCGCGCCGCGGCTCTGCGCCGAGATGCAGCATGCCTGCCTGAACGGCGATTACGCCTCCGCCCTGAAGGTGCAGGATCGTCTCATGCCCCTGCACACCAGCCTGTTCGTCGAAACCAATCCCACGCCCGTAAAATATGCCGCGTCCCTGCTCGGCCTGATGGAGGACGATGTGCGCCTGCCGCTCGTACCCGCCTCCGACAACGCGAAGCAGGCCGTGCGCGCGGCCATGGTCCATGCGGGCCTGATCAACGCTTAAAGCAGCTCATGTCAAAAGATCCCAAGAGTGCCAACCGAGTCGTCGCCGACAACAGGAAGGCGCGGTTCAATTACGAGATCCTCGATACCTACGAAGCGGGGATCGCGCTGACCGGCACGGAAGTGAAATCCCTGCGCCAGGGCAAGGCGACCATCGGCGAGGCCTATGCCGGACCGTCGGGCGAGGAGTTCTTTCTCTTCAACGCCTACATCCCGGAATATCTCCAGGCGAACCGCTTCAACCATGAAACGAAGCGCCCGCGCCGTCTGCTGCTGCACAAGCGCCAGATCGACAAGCTGATCGGCGCAACGCAGCGCGAGGGTTTCACCGTGATCCCGCTCAAGATCTATTTCAACGATCGCGGGCGGGCGAAGGTGGAGCTCGGCCTCGGCCGAGGCAAGAAGCTGCACGACAAGCGCGAGACGGAGAAGGAGCGCTCCTGGAACCGGGAGAAGGCACGTCTCATGCGCGACAAGGGCTGACGCCGCGGCCTTGCGCGCTAAAGCATCGTTCGTTGCAGATCCAGAGAGCCACGTTAGTGAAAACCGGGTCCACTTTTCCGTACGATGCGCTAGATGCCTCTTTGTCGTGTACGGGAGGAAGTCATGGCGTCCGTTGCTCTGGTTTCGGTCTTGGGTCCCGATCGGGTCGGGCTCGTCGCTGCAATCGCTGAGCACCTGTTCGATGTCGGCGTGAACCTGAGAGATACAACCTTCGCCGCCCTCGGATCGGGCGCCGAATTCGTCGCCCTGTGCGAGCTTCCTCAGGACATGACGGCCGCCGCGATCGAGGAGGGTCTGAAGCGATTGCCGGAATTGGCCGGGGCGGAGATCCGCGCCGTGCCGTACGCGTTCGACCCGAGTCCCGGGCCTTCGGGCAAGATCACCCATCGCATCGCAATCAGCGGCGGCGATCAGCTCGGCCTGGTCGCCCGGCTCGCCGAGGTCTTCAAGCAATACGAGGCCAATATCGTGCGTCTCGAGGCCCGCAAGCTGCCTGACGCCGAGGGCGGTCTCTATGTCACGCGGTTCGCCGTTTCGATCCCGGCGGGTCAGGCAGAGCTCTGCCTTGCGACGGTCAGCAACACCGCCGGGTCGCTCAGCCTGGACTGCCGTGTCGAGGAGAGCTCGCTTTAGCGCATCGGCAAAAGGAATTGGCCGGGGCGAACCCGGCCATGACCATCCTTAGGAAATGCCGTACCTTAGACTTCGGAGTCGTCGTCCTGCGGCTGCCGGATGCCATAGCGGCTCTCGAGGGCGCCGTTGCGCGGCTGCTGCTGCGGGCGGTTGCGCTCGCCGTTCTCGTTGCCGGCACGCTGCGGGCGGTCCGACGGATCGCGTCCGATGCGGGAGGCGAGCTGCGACAGGTCGAGGAACTCGTCAGCCTGCCTGCGCAGTTCGTCCGCAACCATGGGCGGCTGGGTCGTGACCGTGGAGATCACGGAAACCCGCACGCCGCGGCGCTGCATCGCCTCGACCAGCGACCGAAAGTCGCCGTCGCCGGAGAACAGGACCATGTGGTCGATATAGGGGGACAACTCCAGGGCATCGATGGCGAGCTCGATATCCATGTTGCCCTTCACCTTGCGGCGGCCGGCGGAGTCGACGAATTCCTTGGTGGGCTTCGTCACCACGCGGTAGCCGTTGTAGTCGAGCCAGTCGATCAACGGGCGGATGGAAGAATATTCCTGATCTTCCACAAGCGCTGTGTAGTAAAAGGCGCGAACCAACGTGCCGCGGCTTTGGAACTCCTTCAGCAGGCGCTTGTAATCGATATCGAAGCCGAGAGTTTTGGTGGTAGCGTAGAGGTTGGCTCCATCAATGAAGAGCGCGATCCGCTGCTGGCCTGACATAAGTATTCTCTGTTGGATTCGGCTGAAGCGGCAAAACAACCTTCATTATTCAAGAGACATCTATTATTTACGCAGGCAATAAAATTGCGCGAGAAAATTACGACGTGCCCTGGATCAGGCGGTTATTAACCCTTCGGCCGATTAAAAACGACAATGCAAACTACTTAATGGCGTGGAAATTCCAAGAGTCAAGTTGTCAGAACCAAGGCAGTCAAGCCTCTGTGTAAAAAATAAACAGCTATTATGATTTGAGGCTGCGGCTGCCCGGCTTGGTGGCCGGAAGAGCTGCCAGTTCCACAGGAATTTGATCCGGTGCATAGGCGGGAATGTCGAGCTGGACCAAGGACACCAACGGCACGCCGAGATCCGCCTTGCCGCCCGAGCGGTCGATGAGGCAGGCCGCTCCGAGGATCGTCCCGGGATAGTCGCGCAGGGCTGCGAGGCATTCCCGAGAGGAAAGACCTGTCGTCACGATGTCTTCCACCATCACGACCCGTGCACCTTCCGGAATGGCGAAGCCGCGGCGCAGGGCGAAGGCTCCGTTCTCCCGCTCCACGAAAATGGCCTTGCAGCCGAGATGCCGGGCCGTTTCATAGCCCGGAACGATGCCGCCGACGGCCGGCGAGACCACGTAGTCGACGGGACCGAACGTCTCCCGGATCTTTTCGGCCAGTGCCCGGCAGACCCGCTCCGTACGCGCCGGGTCCTGGAACACGAACATCTTCTGCAGGAAGACGGGGCTGTGCAGACCGGAGGAGAGAATGAAGTGGCCCTCCAGCAGCGCGCCGGCGGAGCGGAATTCGTCGAGAACTTCATTCTGGTTCATGGCTCTATCTCCTGCTGAAGCGCTGTTTGGCAGGGGGAAAGTCGGGAGGCAAGGGTTATCCATGTGTCGTAGAGAAACTCTTCATGGGAAGGGCCGAGCGCCTCCGATGTGCGAATGCGCACTTGAATTATAGAATTACATTACACTTATAATCCCAGGGTTAAGCCGAGATGCCTTAGAGTAAGTAATCTGCATCTCAGCCTATCACTACAGTTGCACGCTGCACAGGCGCCCTAATTACCTCCTGATCTGATACAGGAGGCTGCCATGTCAGGCGTGGCCATCGAGCAGATGCTCGAACTCTGGTGTGTGGAGTTGCGTCAGGTCAAAGCTGATCTCAAACTCCAGTTTGCTCATCCCAGTGTCGCGGCCTCTGCGGCCGCCTTCCTCGACGGTCTGCTCGGGCCGGAGCGGCGCAAGACCGGCTGGATGCGGGCGGAAGCCGCCGGTGATCCGGGACCATGGCGCCAGCAGGCGGTGCTCGGGCGCAGCCACTGGGACGCGGATGCTTTGCGGGACATGGTGCGCGACTATGCGCTCGAGACGCTCGCCTCTCCCGGAGCGGTACTGGTGATCGATGAGACCGGCTTTCTCAAGCAGGGGCAGAACTCGTGCGGGGTGGGACGCCAGTACACTGGGTCAGCCGGCAAGATTGCCAGCTGCCAGATCGGCGTGTTTGCCGCTTACGCGTCGGACAAGGGCTGCGCCTTGATCGACCGCCAGCTCTATCTGCCCAAGGACTGGACGACGAAGCCCGAGCGCCTGGCCACGGCTCACGTGCCCGATGCGATCCGCTTCGTCACCAAGCCGCAGATCGCCGCCGCGATGATCGAGCGGGCCCTGGCGGCCGGCGTACCGTTTGAGTGGGTGGCCACCGACACCATCTATGGGGCCCTGGCCATGCAGCTGCGCCGAGCTGGCAAGGGTTACGTGCTGGGCGTTCAAGCCACAGACCGCTTCAATTCCTGGGACAAGAGCCCGCCGGTGGCCGGCACGGCCGCGACGATTGCACAGGGGCTTGCTCCCAAGACCTGGCAGCGTCTGTCGGCCGGGATCGGCACCAAGGGGCCGCGCCTGTATGATTGGGCCTATGTCGCGTTGGCCGATCTCGAGGCCGAGGAATTCAACGAGGCGCTGACCGGCCTGTGGACGCGCGGCCTGCTGATCCGGCGCAGCATCAGCGATCAGGATCTGGCGTTCTTCTCAACCTGGTGCCCGGCCGGCACACCGATGGAGACCCTGGTGCGGGTGGAGGGCCAGCGCTGGGCGATTGAGGATGCGTTCGAGACCGCGAAGACGGAGTTGGGGCTGACGCACAATGAGACGCGTTCGTGGCACGGTTGGCATCGGCATGTGTCGCTGGTGATGCTGGCGTTTGCCATGATGACGGTGGTGCGTGAGCACGCCAACCGCCTTACCTCACCCCAAAAACGAAACGACGAAGCCCGACTGCAGCGCTGGTATGCTGGTCTGTCCAGGAAATCCGCCGGGTCGCCACACGTCTCCAGCAGCGCCGGATCGAGCCGGCCTTCGTGATCGCCTGGTCCGCGTGGCGACGAGCGCATCAGGCCATGGCGCAAGCCTCACATCGCAAACGAAAGGTGCAACTGTAGTGCTATCTGTGGAGCCGCCGGTAGAGTACGGGCGCTGCTCCAGGATTTACTGGCGTAATAGTGCAGCAAAGGAGAGAGCTCTTTTGGGCTCTCGCCGGTGATCGTCTGCGCAAGTGATAAATGACCGATCCTGATGATTTCGGGCGTGAAGACATCTTCAGCAGAGGGATCGTTGTAAGTTTGGAGGAAGCATAAAATGATGCACGGTAGTAACTCATTGGCGATCCCCTCGGATCGGCTCTCAGCTGAGGCGGTCATCCATCCCGCCTTCGTCGAACTGGCGCATTCGAAGGAGGCGCTTCCCCAGGATCGCGGCAAGATGCCATCCGTCGTAACATTCCTGATCGAGACCAATGCGCTCTTGCGCGAAGGCTTGGGACGGATCCTCTCCGAGACGGCCTATAGCCCCGCCGCCTTGGCGTCATCACTTCATGAAATCGGACCGGTCCGGACTCGTGAGGGTTGCACGACGATCGTCATCATGGATGCCGCACATGACCACGACGAGAGCTGTCGTCAGGCCAGGATGCTGAAGGATGAAGATCCCACGGCCCGGATCGTCATGCTGTTCGAGCAGTATGATTTCCGCCAGGTTCTCAATGCCTTCCATGCCGGTGCCAATGCCTATTTGATGAAGTCGGTTTCCTGTGAGGTTCTTCTGAAAACGCTGGATCTGGTCCTGCTCGGAGAAACGATCTTTCCCGCCAAGGCTCTCTGCTCCGTCCGCGACAAGGGGCCATCCTTCGGGATAGAGAATGTCGGGGTTCTGTCTTCCCGCGAACTCGCCATCGTCCGCTGTCTCGTCGATGGCGATCCGAACAAGGTCATCGCACGCAAGCTCAACATCGCAGAGGCAACCGTAAAGGTCCACGTCAAGGCGATTCTGCGCAAGATTCAGGTGAAGAACCGGACCCAGGCCGCCGTATGGGGCACGAGCCGTCTGCTCGACGACATTCAGGCTCCGGAAATGAAAGCGGCCGGCTGAAACTATCAGGGATTTTGGAGCGTCAGCGGGCCGCTGCCGCCAACCATCGCGACAGATCTCCCAGTGATGGCAATTCGGCGAAGCGGGGATGGGCGGTCGGGCGCGGGGCGTCCTCGTGGGCCCAGACAAGATGATAGGGGATGAGGGCGGCATAGCTGCCCGCTTCGAGCGCCGGCAGAACGTCCGAGCGCACGGAGTTGCCGGCCATGGCGGCGTGTTCGGGGCCGGCACCGTGGCGCGAGAAGATGCGGACATAGGTGTCAGCCTTCTTCTCGCTGACGATCTCTACGCCCGAGAAAAAATTGCCGAGGCCCGATGCGGCAAGCTTCGCTTCCTGGTGGAAGAGATCGCCCTTGGTGATCAGGACCAGCTTGTATTGCGCCGCGAGGTCTTCGAGGGCGTCGTGAACGCCGGGAAGCGGCTCTACCGGATGCCGCATCATCTCGCGGCCTGCCGAAAGAATCTCCGTGAGGGCTTTGGGGGAGACTTGGCCCCCGCTGACCGCAAGCGCCGTCTCCAGCATGCAGAGGGTGAAGCCTTTCGCGCCGTAGCCGTAGAGGCCGAGATTGCGCTTCTCCGTTGCCTCGATCTCCGCTTCGAGCGTCTCGGCATCGACGAAGTCGGCGAGCAGCTCGTTGAAGCGCTGCCGCGTCATCTGATAGAAGGTTTCGTTGTGCCAGAGCGTATCGTCGGCATCGAGACCTAGAACGGTGATAGGCATCTGGAATCCTTCGCGACCTTCTCAGTGATTGCGTTGCGTCGCTTGCACGAAGGCGCCGAACAGCCTGTTGCAGGGATGGTCCTGCATTGCGAAGGACTCAGGGTGCCACTGAACGCCAATGGCGAAGCGCCGGCCCGGAATCTCGATGGCTTCGATCACGCCGTCGCCAGCCCTGGCAGACGTGACAGCGTGATCGGAAATCTCGACAACCGCCTCCTGGTGACGGCTGTTCACGTCGAGCCGCGTCGTGCCCAGGATGCGAGAAAGCATCGTGCCAGGAACGATGTCGACGGGGTGCATGGCGCTCCGGCTGTCATGGTCGAGGATATGTGGGCCGACTTTTCGCACCTCGTGCACCATGCGGCCGCCATGAAGGCAGGCGAGCATCTGCATGCCGTTGCAGATCCCGAGCACCGGCTTGTCACGATCGAGGAAGTCTTGCATGAGCGCCAGCTCGACCTTGAGCCGCTCCGAGGACGGATACAGCGATCCGTCACCGGGAACGTACCATTCATGAGGAAACTGGATGCGTCCGCCGACGCTGACGAATCCATCGAATTCCGCGACGACGCCATCGACCATCTCCGCGAAATAGGGAATGCCGAATGGCAGGCCACCGGCACGCTGAATGCCGATGAAATAGTTCTTCGTCATATCGTAGCGTGTACCGTCGACGCTGGTGTTCTCGTCCATGATGACGGCGATGCGGGGCTTAGCTGACATTGGAATCCTAACCGGTGATGCGATCGACGCGGCTCACCACGCGCTTGGCGCGCAATTCCGCAATGATGGCGTTGAGATGCTTCAGGTCCCACACCGTCAGGTCGATGGTCATGTCGGTGAAGTCCTGCGTGCGCCGTTTCATGGACACGTTGTCGATATTGCCGTCGTGATCGGCGATCACCTGCGTGATCTGCGCGAGCGATCCGGGCTCGTTGATCGACTGCAGCTTGATGCGCGCCGGGAAACGTTGCGCCGAGCCGGATTCGAGATCCCAGCGCACGTCGATCCAGCGATCCGGCTCGTTGTCGAAGGCGGCGAGCGACGGCGATTGGATCGGGTAGATCGTCACGCCTTCGCCCGGCGTCAGGATGCCGACGATACGGTCGCCGGGCACGGCTCCGCCTTCGGGCGCGAAGCGGATCGGCATGTCCGTGTTGAGCCCGCGGATCGGGATACCGGCCGGCTGCTCGCCTGCACCATCCGGTTGTCCGGCGCCCTTGCCGTCGGCGCTGCCGCGCCGCTCGTCCAGGTAGTCGGGATAGACGGCCCGCACCACGTCGCCGGAGAACATTTCGCCGCGGCCGACCGCCGCCAGAACGTCCTCCACGGAAACGCGCGCAAGGCGGGGCAGAGCTCCTTTGAGCTTCTCGTCCGAGAAGGGGCGGGCGGCGCGCTCGAAGGCGCGCTCCAGGATCTGGTGGCCGAGGCCCGTGTATTGCCGGCGCACGGCGGCGCGGGTGGCGCGGCGGATCGAGGCGCGCGCCTTGCCGGTCACCACGAGGGATTCCCAGGCCGCCGGAGGCGTCTGGCCCTCGGCGCGGACGATCTCCACCTCGTCGCCGTTCTGCAGTTCCGTCAGGAGTGGCGACATGCGGCCGTTGATCTTGCAGCCCACCGCCGTGTTGCCGACATCGGTGTGAACCGCATAGGCGAAGTCGATGGGCGTCGCGCCGCGGGGAAGCGCGATGAGACGGCCCTTCGGCGTGAAGCAGAAGACCTGATCGTGGAAGAGCTCGAGCTTCGTATGCTCCAGGAACTCTTCCGGATTGTCGCCCTCGGCGAGAAGGTCGATGGTCCGTCGCAGCCATTGATAGGCGCGGCTTTCCTTGGCGAGGTGCGAGTTGTCGTTCACGCCCTCCTTGTAGAGGGCGTGCGCCGCGATGCCGTATTCCGCCACTTCGTCCATGTCCACGGTGCGAATCTGCAGCTCGACACGCTGGCTGCCGGGACCGATCACGGTGGTGTGGATCGAGCGGTAGTCGTTCTGCTTCGGCGTCGAGATGTAGTCTTTGTAGCGTCCGGGCACCATCGGCCAGCTGGTATGGACGACGCCGAGCGCGCGGTAGCACTCGTCGATGGTCCCGACGATGATGCGGAACGCGAAGATGTCGGACAATTGCTCGAAGGCGACGGATTTGCGTTCCATCTTGCGCCAGATGGAATAGGGGCGCTTCTGCCGGCCCGACACCTCCGCCTCGATGCCCTGCGCCCGCAGCTTGGTGGTCAGGTTCTTCTCGATCTCATCTACGAGCTTCTCGTTTTTCGTGGAAAGCTCGTGCAGGTGACGCTTGATGGCCTCGTAGGCCTCCGGGTCGAGGTTCTGGAACGACAGCTCCTCCAGCTCCTCGCGCATCTCCTGGATGCCCATGCGGCCGGCGAGCGGCGCGTAGATGTCGAGGGTCTCCTCGGCGATGCGCCTGCGCTTGTCCGACGGCATGAATTGCAGGGTGCGCATATTGTGCAGGCGGTCGGCGAGCTTGACCAGCAGCACCCGCACATCGTCGGCAATGGCGAGCAGCAGCTTGCGGAAATTCTCGCCCTGGGCCGCGCGCTTCGACACCAGGTCGAGCCGTTTGATCTTGGTCAGGCCGTCTACGAGGGCGCCGATCTGGGGCCCGAAGGTCTTGTTGATCTCCTCCAGGGTCGCCTGGGTATCCTCCACCGTATCGTGGAGCACCGCCGCGGCAATGGTCGCGTCGTCGAGCTTGAGGTCCGTGAGGATGGCCGCGACTTCCAGGGGATGGCCGAAGAACAGGTCGCCGGAGGCACGCTTCTGGTTGCCATGAGCCATCATGGCATACACGTACGCCCGGTTCAGAAGCGCCTCGTTGGCCGAGGGGTTGTAGCGCTTGACCCTCTCGACGAGTTCATATTGGCGCATCATGCGGCCGCAATCTCCCTTGGCCCGGTCTATCTGGCTGAAGTCACGAAGCTTTTAAAGATATTGTACAACGTCTTCCGACCGCAAGCCGAATACCTCGCGCATGGCACCCATGCGGGGCCTTGGTTAAGCGGGCCAACAAAAAAGCCCGGCTCTTCAGCCGGGCTTTCGGGGATCCTGTCGAGGCTTACTCGCGGTCGTCGTCGTCCGCGCTGCTGCTCGGGGGCACGAGGCCCTCCAGGCCGCGGAGCAGGTCGTCCTCGCTCATGCGGTCGAACTGGACGTCCGCGTCGTTGTCGCTGCCGGTCGTGGGTGCAGCGGCCGTGTTGCTGAGCATCGGAACGGCTTCGGCCTCCGGCTCGTCAACCTCGACATATTTCTGCATCGAGTGGATGAGCTGCTCCTTCAGGTCGTCGGGAGCGATGGTCTCGTCGGCGATTTCGCGCAGGGCCACGACGGGGTTCTTGTCGCGGTCGCGATCGATCGTGAGCGGCGAGCCCGACGAAATGAGGCGGGCCCGGTGGCTGGCCAGCAGCACGAGCTCGAACCGGTTGTCGACCTTGTCGATGCAGTCTTCGACGGTCACGCGAGCCATGCGGGGCTCCTTCTTCAGTCGTTGGGAATATCGGAAGAGGGAGCGGATACACCGATTGCCTCAAGAAAACAAGAGGAAGCGTCCCTGTGCCGAGGTTTGCTGGAAGGTGCGTCCGCACACGCCTGGGGCCGCAGAGGCTAGGTAGTCTGTCCTAGGGTCAAGCCTTGGGGGATTGGTCTTGCGAGCCTTAAGCGTCACGTTGCTGGTTCTTGCGCGCCTTGCCGGCCGGGTGCTCCGCCGGATCACGCTGCGGCAGCCTGTGGTCGACCGGAGCATGCTCAGAGGCTGGCGCCGCCTCATCTGATGAACAGGTTCGGTGCGGAGCAATGCGCTCTTCGCCTTGACTCCTCGCCCTGCCGGTGCGAGTCCCGCGCGAATTCGATAAATCGAGGGAACCGTTCCTGATGAAGCGTGCATTCATTTTCCCGGGCCAGGGAAGCCAGTCGGTCGGAATGGGCAAGGCCCTTGCCGATGCCTTTCCGCAGGCCAAGGCCGTGTTCGACGAGGTGGATGAGGCTCTCTCCCAGAAGCTCTCCGCCCTCATGTGGGAAGGGCCTGCCGAGGAGCTGACCTTGACGGCCAACGCCCAGCCCGCCCTGATGGCGGTGAGCCTGGCCGCGATCCGGGTGCTGGAGGCCGAGGCCGGTCTCGATCTCAGGAAGCACGCCGCCTTCGTCGCCGGTCACTCGCTCGGCGAATATTCGGCGCTTGCGGCCGCCGGCAGCCTGTCGATCTCCGATACGGCGCGGCTTCTCCGGATCCGCGGCAATGCCATGCAGAATGCCGTTCCGGTGGGGCAGGCCGCCATGGCCGCGCTTCTCGGTCTCGAATACGACGTGGCCCTCGAAGTCGCCCGCGAGGCGGCTCAAGGCGAGGTCTGCGATGCGGCCAACGACAATGGCGGCGCCCAGGTCGTGGTCTCGGGCCACAAATCGGCCG
Protein-coding regions in this window:
- a CDS encoding HAD family hydrolase; amino-acid sequence: MPITVLGLDADDTLWHNETFYQMTRQRFNELLADFVDAETLEAEIEATEKRNLGLYGYGAKGFTLCMLETALAVSGGQVSPKALTEILSAGREMMRHPVEPLPGVHDALEDLAAQYKLVLITKGDLFHQEAKLAASGLGNFFSGVEIVSEKKADTYVRIFSRHGAGPEHAAMAGNSVRSDVLPALEAGSYAALIPYHLVWAHEDAPRPTAHPRFAELPSLGDLSRWLAAAAR
- a CDS encoding gamma-glutamyl-gamma-aminobutyrate hydrolase family protein, which produces MSAKPRIAVIMDENTSVDGTRYDMTKNYFIGIQRAGGLPFGIPYFAEMVDGVVAEFDGFVSVGGRIQFPHEWYVPGDGSLYPSSERLKVELALMQDFLDRDKPVLGICNGMQMLACLHGGRMVHEVRKVGPHILDHDSRSAMHPVDIVPGTMLSRILGTTRLDVNSRHQEAVVEISDHAVTSARAGDGVIEAIEIPGRRFAIGVQWHPESFAMQDHPCNRLFGAFVQATQRNH
- a CDS encoding RelA/SpoT family protein; protein product: MMRQYELVERVKRYNPSANEALLNRAYVYAMMAHGNQKRASGDLFFGHPLEVAAILTDLKLDDATIAAAVLHDTVEDTQATLEEINKTFGPQIGALVDGLTKIKRLDLVSKRAAQGENFRKLLLAIADDVRVLLVKLADRLHNMRTLQFMPSDKRRRIAEETLDIYAPLAGRMGIQEMREELEELSFQNLDPEAYEAIKRHLHELSTKNEKLVDEIEKNLTTKLRAQGIEAEVSGRQKRPYSIWRKMERKSVAFEQLSDIFAFRIIVGTIDECYRALGVVHTSWPMVPGRYKDYISTPKQNDYRSIHTTVIGPGSQRVELQIRTVDMDEVAEYGIAAHALYKEGVNDNSHLAKESRAYQWLRRTIDLLAEGDNPEEFLEHTKLELFHDQVFCFTPKGRLIALPRGATPIDFAYAVHTDVGNTAVGCKINGRMSPLLTELQNGDEVEIVRAEGQTPPAAWESLVVTGKARASIRRATRAAVRRQYTGLGHQILERAFERAARPFSDEKLKGALPRLARVSVEDVLAAVGRGEMFSGDVVRAVYPDYLDERRGSADGKGAGQPDGAGEQPAGIPIRGLNTDMPIRFAPEGGAVPGDRIVGILTPGEGVTIYPIQSPSLAAFDNEPDRWIDVRWDLESGSAQRFPARIKLQSINEPGSLAQITQVIADHDGNIDNVSMKRRTQDFTDMTIDLTVWDLKHLNAIIAELRAKRVVSRVDRITG
- the rpoZ gene encoding DNA-directed RNA polymerase subunit omega; this translates as MARVTVEDCIDKVDNRFELVLLASHRARLISSGSPLTIDRDRDKNPVVALREIADETIAPDDLKEQLIHSMQKYVEVDEPEAEAVPMLSNTAAAPTTGSDNDADVQFDRMSEDDLLRGLEGLVPPSSSADDDDRE
- the fabD gene encoding ACP S-malonyltransferase, which encodes MKRAFIFPGQGSQSVGMGKALADAFPQAKAVFDEVDEALSQKLSALMWEGPAEELTLTANAQPALMAVSLAAIRVLEAEAGLDLRKHAAFVAGHSLGEYSALAAAGSLSISDTARLLRIRGNAMQNAVPVGQAAMAALLGLEYDVALEVAREAAQGEVCDAANDNGGAQVVVSGHKSAVERAVAIAQTKGAKRAVMLAVSAPFHCALMQPAADAMREALAGVTVNSPAVPVVANVEAAPITDPAAIRDALVRQVTGTVRWRESVAAMAAQGVDSFYEVGSGKVLTGLVKRIAAGASAVAIGTPEDVAAIKASLNV